A portion of the Zootoca vivipara chromosome 6, rZooViv1.1, whole genome shotgun sequence genome contains these proteins:
- the C6H19orf25 gene encoding UPF0449 protein C19orf25 homolog produces the protein MTSKAKKRVVLPTRPDPPSTEQILEDVQRAQPNDPVFVLLAEPSEDLPSPTKNEDPEAKRERLYRLTQSYVEMNHRLQVACSLLKEKCEELKLAGATLEQGILEMKQRAL, from the exons ATGACCTCCAAGGCCAAGAAGCGGGTAGTGCTGCCCACACGCCCTGACCCCCCCAGCACGGAGCAGATTCTCGAAGATGTGCAGCGCGCCCAGCCCAACGACCCCGTCTTCGTCCTCCTGGCCGAGCCCAGCGAAG ATTTGCCCTCCCCTACCAAGAACGAAGACCCCGAGGCCAAGCGCGAGCGCCTCTACCGGCTGACCCAGTCGTACGTGGAGATGAACCACCGCCTCCAGGTGGCCTGCAGCCTGCTCAAGGAGAAGTGTGAGGAGCTCAAGTTGGCCGGAGCCACCCTCGAGCAGGGCATCTTGGAGATGAAGCAGAGAGCCTTGTGA
- the MRPL54 gene encoding large ribosomal subunit protein mL54 — protein MALSGLQLRTVLRLSPARSILWPGPGLRNYAKKPGGVKFRGKSSAKEDMKGPQVCKDAAILTTHAVGVNIYKEGPEVALKPDSEYPEWLFQMHLGPPKKLEELDPETHEYWRKLRKLNVWQENKIKKVRAF, from the exons ATGGCTCTCTCCGGGCTGCAGCTGCGGACCGTGCTCCGGCTGTCCCCGGCCCGCAGCATCCTCTGGCCCGGCCCGGGGCTCCGGAACTACGCCAAGAAGCCCGGCG GTGTAAAGTTCAGAGGGAAAAGCTCCGCCAAAGAAGACATGAAGGGTCCCCAAGTCTGCAAAGACGCCGCGATCCTCACTACGCATGCCGTGGGGGTCAACATCTACAAGGAAGGCCCAGAGGTAGCTTTGAAGCCAGACTCGGAATATCCGGAATG GCTTTTCCAGATGCACCTCGGCCCCCCCAAGAAGCTGGAGGAGCTTGACCCGGAGACCCACGAATATTGGAGGAAGCTGCGGAAGCTGAATGTGTGGCAGGAAAACAAAATCAAGAAGGTCCGGGCGTTTTGA